One Flavobacterium sp. 90 DNA segment encodes these proteins:
- a CDS encoding RICIN domain-containing protein, with protein MRSNTLFSAPLVAMFFLLSVVMSCQEDTAKESPQASNSGKSSAKAAAASGENAAPSEHLYFSFPSDAIVKLHKIKITQSANAEYFSVHNYSGGYAGLQQTPDTSFGTPNILISSLWDPNTAGGVFSEVAYADPATLTSRFGGEGDGYKTINPYQWALNTWYNIALRAWKLNGKLYIGTFIQNQTTGNWFHTSTLAIPDRTTFLGSSNDAFLENWTGSDPAYDGSFIRKAFFKDCWNLSTTNTWEKHASRSFSANDGDQGRNGIYDRAFNSGYDATEDAYFMEHGGTVQPSAGFGTGRTLALPAQTNQGSAPVLTIAQVQSATAISSGNTVTVNWTNNPTKSPQFSSKVELLDPSGTVVSTVNEVLPQKRAATITSTLGTGSYSVRITITDIFNQNSTPLVVPVTVNSGPTAGTWYKIKNVASGLYLAIASNSTANSAFLVESTSATGNGQKWKFNAQGTAYVIVNANSNKALDISGGTQTLGGNIIQYTISNGANQQWNLIAAGSGKYVIQSNLSNHYVLDNPGSSTTSGTKIVQYSINGTTGSPNQQWILEAQ; from the coding sequence ATGAGATCAAATACCCTTTTTTCCGCCCCATTAGTGGCTATGTTTTTCCTTTTATCTGTTGTAATGTCTTGTCAGGAAGACACTGCTAAAGAAAGTCCGCAAGCATCAAATTCGGGCAAAAGTTCTGCAAAAGCCGCTGCGGCAAGCGGAGAAAATGCAGCACCATCAGAGCATCTTTATTTTTCTTTTCCATCCGATGCAATTGTCAAACTGCACAAAATAAAAATTACGCAATCGGCGAATGCTGAGTATTTCTCTGTTCACAATTATTCAGGAGGTTATGCAGGTTTACAACAAACTCCCGATACGTCTTTTGGCACACCCAATATTCTGATTTCATCACTTTGGGATCCTAATACCGCCGGAGGAGTTTTTTCTGAAGTGGCTTACGCGGATCCTGCAACTTTAACTAGTAGATTTGGAGGTGAAGGTGACGGATACAAAACAATTAATCCGTATCAATGGGCACTTAACACCTGGTATAATATAGCTTTAAGAGCCTGGAAATTAAACGGAAAATTATACATCGGTACTTTTATCCAAAATCAAACTACCGGAAATTGGTTTCATACCTCGACATTAGCGATTCCTGACAGAACCACTTTTTTAGGGTCAAGCAACGATGCCTTTTTAGAAAACTGGACAGGATCTGATCCGGCTTATGATGGTAGCTTTATTAGAAAAGCCTTTTTTAAAGATTGTTGGAATTTAAGCACCACAAATACGTGGGAAAAACACGCCAGCAGAAGTTTTAGCGCTAATGACGGTGATCAGGGTAGAAACGGAATATACGACAGAGCTTTCAACTCAGGTTATGATGCCACAGAAGATGCTTATTTTATGGAACATGGAGGAACTGTTCAACCTAGTGCCGGATTTGGAACAGGACGAACATTAGCTCTTCCGGCGCAAACGAATCAGGGAAGCGCTCCGGTTTTGACAATTGCTCAGGTTCAATCGGCTACAGCAATTAGCAGTGGGAATACAGTAACGGTAAATTGGACAAACAATCCAACCAAAAGCCCACAATTTTCTTCAAAAGTAGAATTACTTGATCCTTCGGGAACTGTTGTGAGCACCGTAAACGAAGTATTACCTCAAAAAAGAGCAGCGACGATTACAAGCACATTAGGTACCGGAAGTTATTCAGTAAGAATTACCATTACAGATATTTTCAACCAAAATTCTACACCATTAGTAGTACCGGTTACGGTTAATTCCGGTCCAACAGCAGGGACTTGGTATAAAATTAAAAATGTAGCGAGCGGTCTTTATCTGGCTATTGCGAGTAACAGTACGGCAAATAGCGCTTTTCTTGTAGAAAGCACAAGTGCGACTGGAAACGGACAAAAATGGAAGTTTAATGCACAAGGAACTGCTTACGTAATTGTGAATGCCAATAGTAATAAAGCACTCGATATTTCAGGCGGAACACAAACATTAGGCGGAAATATTATTCAATATACGATCTCAAATGGTGCAAATCAGCAATGGAATCTGATTGCGGCGGGTTCTGGTAAATATGTAATTCAAAGTAATTTGTCGAATCATTATGTACTGGATAATCCGGGAAGCAGCACAACAAGCGGAACTAAGATTGTTCAATATAGTATTAATGGTACAACGGGAAGTCCAAATCAACAATGGATATTGGAAGCACAATAA
- a CDS encoding discoidin domain-containing protein, which yields MKLNYIFLLSLILMAGFQSCSKDDVTGSKQNPDSQESNFNYTSEKAHNLNVVYFIPNDVTEPADYHRRISEILLNLQVFYSTEMQRNGYGNKTFGLLKDDAKKRIKLIVVRGSQGKSAYPYNGGADAMITDINNYKATHATEFTSDHYLVITPVTVDQNGNAEGEGVPFYGLGKFCFALDYANQDIKYLGVGGTSGEIATKWIGGMVHELGHGLNLPHNRQKFSSETTLGMALMWAGNSTWGISKTFLTAADCAVLNVNQIFNNDNKAYYETSTASISEIHANYDVAKGAIIVSGNYNSSLAVKDVLFFNDPNVNNEGTGVNRDYNAIAWTSKPVNSNSFYIEMPISDLEFKTDNIPYELKVKLVQENGNVIETIYFYTFLNGKPVLNFSTRNEISKQGWSVASFSSEETSGEPAPNGLAVNLIDGNAATYWHSNWSGTAANYPHQFVIDMGGSKIANGLTITQRSGLQRAIKDAELFTSLDGVNFISAGTYVFANTNGAQYFDFSASKTFRYFKIVASTSWDGEPFAALGEIGMY from the coding sequence ATGAAACTAAATTATATTTTTTTATTGTCCTTAATTCTTATGGCAGGTTTTCAGTCTTGTTCTAAGGACGACGTGACTGGTTCCAAACAAAATCCAGACTCTCAGGAATCAAATTTTAATTATACAAGTGAAAAGGCACACAATCTTAATGTTGTTTATTTTATTCCAAATGATGTAACTGAGCCTGCTGATTATCATCGTCGAATAAGTGAAATACTTTTAAATCTGCAAGTTTTTTACAGCACAGAAATGCAGCGCAATGGTTATGGAAATAAAACTTTTGGACTGTTAAAAGATGATGCTAAAAAAAGAATTAAACTGATTGTAGTAAGAGGAAGTCAGGGAAAATCAGCATATCCTTATAATGGTGGAGCCGATGCTATGATAACAGATATCAATAATTATAAAGCAACACATGCAACTGAGTTTACTTCAGATCATTATTTGGTAATAACACCAGTTACAGTGGATCAAAATGGCAATGCTGAGGGCGAAGGCGTTCCTTTTTACGGTTTAGGTAAGTTTTGTTTTGCACTTGACTATGCCAATCAGGATATAAAATATTTAGGAGTTGGCGGAACATCAGGCGAAATAGCTACCAAATGGATTGGCGGTATGGTACATGAACTCGGTCATGGATTAAATTTACCACATAATCGTCAAAAATTTTCATCTGAAACAACATTGGGAATGGCATTAATGTGGGCAGGCAACAGCACTTGGGGTATTTCCAAGACATTTCTAACTGCCGCAGATTGTGCAGTTCTAAATGTTAATCAGATTTTTAATAATGATAACAAAGCTTATTATGAAACAAGTACTGCTTCTATTTCAGAAATACATGCCAACTATGACGTTGCTAAAGGAGCTATTATTGTTTCAGGAAACTACAACAGTTCTTTAGCAGTTAAAGATGTTTTGTTTTTTAATGATCCTAATGTAAATAATGAAGGAACAGGCGTGAACAGGGATTATAATGCTATTGCCTGGACATCAAAACCGGTCAATTCCAATAGCTTTTACATTGAAATGCCGATTTCGGATTTGGAATTCAAAACGGATAATATACCTTATGAATTAAAAGTGAAGCTTGTGCAAGAGAACGGTAATGTAATAGAGACTATTTATTTCTATACTTTTTTAAATGGCAAACCAGTTTTGAATTTTAGTACCAGAAACGAAATCAGTAAACAAGGATGGAGTGTTGCTTCTTTCAGCTCAGAGGAAACTAGTGGTGAACCTGCTCCAAACGGATTGGCTGTAAATTTAATCGACGGGAATGCTGCTACCTATTGGCATTCTAATTGGTCCGGCACTGCAGCAAATTATCCTCATCAATTTGTAATTGATATGGGCGGCAGTAAAATAGCCAATGGTTTAACAATTACACAAAGATCAGGTTTACAGCGCGCTATAAAAGATGCGGAACTCTTTACCAGTCTTGACGGAGTCAACTTCATTTCTGCTGGAACTTATGTGTTTGCCAATACAAATGGTGCACAGTATTTTGATTTTTCTGCATCAAAAACTTTCAGATACTTCAAAATAGTTGCGAGCACATCTTGGGATGGAGAGCCATTTGCCGCCCTTGGAGAAATAGGAATGTATTAA
- a CDS encoding glycoside hydrolase family 95-like protein: MKILYLTLSLATIACVNINAQQISDKNEIVAKHELNFKELSTTWDEGIPLGNGTIGALVWQKGNNLHMSLDRADLWDMRPMKDLHRKEFSYKWVQGQVQKNDYGIVQKYFDEPYDTEPAPSKIPGGALEFEIQNWGSISNVNLSIEAAVCEVKWENGTVLKTFVHALKPVGWFRFENLKKGFIPHLVPPRYQGEVKVSGDPVGGDDLARLGYKQGKVTEKGNTISYEQEGWGGFKYQISVSWKKINDTTIEGVWSITSQYPNKKINNVAENVVKKTLEEGYNKDLASHILWWKKFWNQSSIQVPDALLEKQWYLEQYKFGSAARRGAPPISLQAVWTADNGRLPPWKGDYHHDLNTQLSYWPSYSGNHMEEAMGYIDHLEENKANYKRYTKMYFANDGLAVPGVTTLDGTEMGGWIQYSFSPTVSAWLSQHYYLQWRYSMDRKFLKEKAYPWIKDVARHLEQITIKDEKGFRKLPISSSPEMNDNDISAWFSQSSNYDLALMTFTFKTAAELANELGLKQEANHWKQILNEFPDFARTANNEMMVTPTMPYTESHRHFSHLMAIHPLGLIKWEDGEKSQATIKNTISLVDKIGPDYWCGYSYSWMANLKARAKDGEGATKDLEIFAKAFCLKNSFHANGDQTKSGYSKFQYRPFTLEGNFAFAAGLQEMLLQSYAGFIEIMPAVPVMWKDISFNTLRAEGAFLVSASKKDGIITEIKIVAEQGGITKLKLPFKNWKVESSHLAKTKQVSEEFVELEFDKEGWIILKNKETK; encoded by the coding sequence ATGAAAATACTTTATCTGACATTAAGCTTAGCGACAATAGCTTGTGTTAATATAAACGCCCAGCAAATCTCAGACAAGAATGAGATTGTTGCGAAACATGAACTTAATTTCAAGGAACTCTCTACAACTTGGGATGAAGGTATTCCGCTGGGAAATGGAACAATCGGCGCCTTAGTATGGCAAAAAGGTAATAATCTACACATGTCCTTAGATCGCGCTGATTTATGGGATATGCGACCAATGAAAGATTTGCACCGTAAAGAGTTTAGTTACAAATGGGTGCAAGGACAAGTGCAGAAGAATGATTATGGCATTGTACAAAAATATTTTGATGAACCTTATGATACAGAACCCGCTCCAAGCAAAATACCCGGAGGTGCATTAGAATTTGAAATTCAAAATTGGGGATCGATTTCTAATGTGAATCTTTCGATTGAAGCTGCAGTATGTGAAGTAAAATGGGAAAACGGAACTGTTTTAAAAACATTTGTTCATGCTTTAAAACCCGTTGGATGGTTTCGTTTTGAGAATTTAAAAAAAGGATTTATCCCTCATTTGGTGCCTCCTAGATATCAGGGAGAAGTAAAAGTATCAGGTGATCCCGTAGGTGGCGATGATTTAGCCCGTCTGGGATATAAACAAGGAAAAGTAACCGAAAAAGGCAATACCATATCATACGAACAAGAAGGTTGGGGAGGATTTAAGTATCAGATTAGTGTGAGTTGGAAGAAAATAAATGACACAACTATTGAAGGTGTTTGGAGCATTACGTCTCAATATCCCAACAAAAAAATAAACAATGTTGCAGAAAATGTTGTCAAAAAAACATTAGAAGAGGGATATAATAAAGATTTGGCAAGTCATATTTTGTGGTGGAAAAAATTCTGGAACCAATCCAGTATTCAGGTACCGGATGCTTTATTAGAAAAACAATGGTATTTGGAACAATATAAATTTGGTTCTGCAGCCAGAAGAGGAGCTCCGCCTATTTCTTTGCAAGCTGTCTGGACTGCAGATAATGGACGTTTACCGCCTTGGAAAGGCGATTATCATCATGATCTAAATACACAATTAAGTTATTGGCCTTCGTACAGTGGCAATCACATGGAGGAAGCGATGGGATATATCGATCATCTTGAGGAAAATAAAGCTAATTATAAACGCTATACCAAAATGTATTTTGCCAATGATGGTCTCGCCGTACCGGGTGTTACAACACTTGATGGTACAGAAATGGGAGGTTGGATTCAGTATTCTTTTTCGCCTACCGTATCGGCCTGGTTGAGTCAGCATTATTATTTGCAATGGCGCTATAGCATGGATCGCAAATTTTTGAAAGAAAAAGCATATCCATGGATAAAAGATGTTGCCAGACATTTAGAACAAATTACAATAAAAGACGAAAAAGGCTTTAGAAAATTGCCGATTAGTTCAAGTCCTGAAATGAATGATAATGATATTAGTGCCTGGTTTAGCCAAAGTTCGAATTATGATTTGGCATTAATGACTTTCACTTTTAAAACAGCAGCAGAATTGGCAAATGAACTAGGATTGAAGCAAGAAGCAAATCATTGGAAACAAATATTAAATGAATTTCCTGATTTTGCGCGTACGGCAAATAATGAAATGATGGTTACACCAACAATGCCCTACACGGAATCTCACAGACATTTTTCGCATTTGATGGCAATTCATCCGCTTGGTCTGATTAAATGGGAAGATGGTGAAAAATCGCAAGCAACTATTAAAAACACGATTAGTCTGGTAGATAAAATTGGACCGGATTACTGGTGTGGATATTCTTATTCCTGGATGGCAAATCTTAAAGCCAGAGCAAAAGATGGAGAAGGCGCTACCAAAGATTTAGAAATTTTTGCTAAAGCATTTTGTCTTAAAAATAGTTTTCATGCAAATGGAGATCAGACAAAATCCGGTTATTCAAAATTTCAGTATCGTCCATTTACATTGGAAGGAAACTTTGCGTTTGCAGCCGGTTTACAGGAAATGTTATTACAAAGTTATGCCGGTTTTATAGAAATCATGCCCGCCGTACCAGTTATGTGGAAAGATATTTCTTTTAATACATTGAGAGCAGAAGGCGCATTTCTGGTTAGTGCTTCAAAGAAAGATGGAATTATAACAGAAATTAAAATCGTAGCAGAGCAAGGAGGAATAACCAAATTAAAATTACCCTTTAAAAACTGGAAAGTTGAGTCAAGTCATCTTGCAAAAACAAAACAGGTTTCAGAGGAATTTGTAGAACTGGAATTTGATAAAGAAGGCTGGATTATTTTAAAAAATAAAGAGACAAAATAA
- a CDS encoding family 20 glycosylhydrolase: MSYKFYTGVVFSLLISMQALAQSKMIKSDSIYLVEKIIVEPFISKETSTYKMPVSPEGYELKLIGSDNLSVITKSGIIFRPLQNTTVNLLFKASKKSDGSAIEIPYSIKVEGTYKDQGKNAKPFVIPSLREWHGDEDNFVLTTKSRIVLDAKYADVLKQAVNIFQNDLVELCKIKPTIVSGTPKAGDIFISLNGNKEELGSEGYSLSIKDYVSINAAEYKGAFWATRTILQLLERDPKHCFLPRGISRDYPKYEVRGFLLDVGRKYFKIEFLRDYVKMMSYYKMSDFQLHLSDNGFVKQFDNNWDNTYSGFRLENERYPQLPTKGEFYTKKEFVDLQILAENYAVNIIPEIDVPAHSLAISKAFPQIASREFGKDHLDIKNPETYTIVENIFKEYLEGENPVFRFKEVHIGTDEYDKKEAEPFRKFTDHFIKYVQTFGKEVRVWGALTHAQGITPVTSKGVTMNAWYNGYADPFKMKELGYPLISTPDGLLYIVPAAGYYYDYLDLKYLYDKWEPVVIGDAVFKMGDPFVRGGMFAVWNDVPKNGITAQDVTDRVFPALQVLSEKMWSGVDIAVDFNEFSGKAKDINEGPGLNLRGKISAKDSLVLNCKMKGDDKEIKKLQHANYVLDGNRKVLNFKNSKSSAKLPYNEIGYNYTVSFKINPSQNNAANAVLFESNHAIVKLKQGNTSNLGFSHEGKDYDFGVAIPENKWTSIAISGDNNSTTLYLNGELVKKLTREKIPTGYQKDSIWVMKTLFFPLDKIGGGNNSFIGKIKDLKVFNQILSEKQIQAIKEEE; encoded by the coding sequence ATGAGTTACAAATTTTATACGGGAGTTGTTTTTTCTTTGTTGATTTCAATGCAGGCATTAGCACAATCCAAAATGATTAAATCAGACTCGATTTATCTGGTAGAAAAAATAATAGTGGAACCTTTTATTTCAAAAGAGACTTCAACTTATAAAATGCCGGTTAGTCCTGAAGGATATGAATTGAAACTAATAGGATCTGATAATCTTTCGGTAATAACCAAGTCGGGAATTATTTTCAGACCGTTACAAAATACTACAGTTAATTTGTTGTTTAAAGCAAGTAAAAAAAGTGATGGTTCGGCTATTGAGATTCCTTATTCAATAAAAGTAGAAGGGACTTACAAAGATCAGGGAAAGAATGCGAAACCCTTTGTGATTCCTTCATTACGCGAGTGGCATGGAGACGAAGATAATTTTGTATTGACAACTAAGTCAAGAATTGTGTTGGATGCAAAATATGCAGATGTACTTAAACAAGCGGTAAATATTTTTCAAAATGATTTAGTTGAACTTTGCAAAATCAAGCCAACTATTGTTTCGGGAACTCCAAAAGCCGGCGATATTTTTATTTCTTTAAATGGCAATAAAGAAGAATTAGGATCAGAAGGTTATTCTCTTTCGATAAAAGATTATGTTTCGATCAATGCAGCCGAATATAAAGGAGCTTTTTGGGCAACGCGTACTATTTTGCAACTATTAGAAAGAGATCCAAAGCATTGTTTTTTGCCTAGGGGAATTTCCAGGGATTATCCTAAATATGAAGTAAGAGGATTTTTACTGGATGTTGGAAGAAAGTACTTCAAAATTGAATTTTTGCGTGATTATGTAAAGATGATGTCTTATTACAAAATGAGTGATTTTCAGTTGCATCTTAGCGATAATGGTTTTGTAAAACAGTTCGACAATAATTGGGACAATACTTATAGCGGATTTCGATTAGAAAACGAAAGATATCCGCAATTACCTACCAAAGGAGAATTTTATACCAAAAAAGAGTTTGTTGATTTGCAAATACTTGCTGAGAATTATGCTGTGAATATTATTCCTGAGATTGATGTTCCTGCTCATTCTTTGGCTATTTCAAAAGCATTTCCACAAATTGCAAGTAGAGAATTTGGAAAAGACCATCTGGACATTAAAAATCCGGAAACTTATACAATCGTAGAAAATATATTTAAAGAATATTTAGAAGGAGAAAATCCGGTTTTTCGTTTTAAAGAAGTACATATCGGAACTGACGAATATGACAAAAAAGAAGCAGAACCTTTTAGAAAGTTCACAGATCATTTTATAAAATACGTACAAACTTTTGGCAAAGAAGTCAGGGTTTGGGGCGCTTTAACTCATGCACAAGGAATTACTCCGGTGACCTCAAAAGGAGTTACGATGAATGCGTGGTACAACGGTTATGCTGATCCTTTCAAAATGAAAGAATTGGGTTATCCTTTAATCAGTACGCCAGATGGTTTGCTTTATATTGTGCCTGCTGCGGGTTATTATTATGATTATTTAGACCTGAAATATTTATATGATAAATGGGAACCGGTTGTTATTGGAGATGCCGTTTTCAAAATGGGAGATCCTTTTGTAAGAGGCGGAATGTTTGCGGTATGGAATGATGTTCCAAAAAACGGAATCACCGCTCAGGATGTAACAGACAGAGTATTTCCGGCACTTCAGGTATTGAGTGAGAAAATGTGGAGTGGCGTTGATATCGCAGTAGATTTTAATGAGTTTTCGGGCAAAGCCAAAGATATAAACGAAGGTCCCGGGCTTAATTTGAGAGGGAAAATTTCTGCTAAGGATTCTTTAGTTTTAAATTGTAAAATGAAAGGTGATGATAAAGAAATAAAGAAACTACAGCATGCGAATTACGTACTTGACGGAAACAGAAAAGTATTAAATTTTAAAAATAGTAAAAGTTCTGCGAAACTTCCGTATAACGAAATTGGATATAATTATACCGTTAGTTTTAAAATAAATCCTTCTCAAAATAATGCTGCCAATGCAGTACTTTTTGAATCAAATCATGCTATTGTAAAGTTAAAACAAGGAAATACGTCAAATCTTGGTTTTTCTCACGAAGGAAAAGATTATGATTTTGGTGTTGCTATTCCGGAAAATAAATGGACAAGTATTGCTATAAGCGGAGATAATAACTCAACGACTTTATATCTAAACGGAGAATTGGTTAAAAAACTCACAAGAGAAAAAATTCCAACCGGGTATCAAAAAGACTCGATTTGGGTGATGAAAACCTTATTTTTTCCTCTCGATAAAATTGGAGGCGGCAACAATTCTTTTATCGGAAAAATCAAAGATTTGAAAGTATTCAATCAGATTTTATCAGAAAAACAAATTCAAGCCATAAAGGAAGAAGAATAA
- a CDS encoding response regulator encodes MNMSLTVLIVDDHPMTVDSYINLLSYTDFQKNEPSFIKSYNCEDAYNKINFQQKKNAKIDFALLDINLPPYKEHNIFNGIDLALLIREKFPNCKIVLLTMHSEPLTVDKIIKGIKPEGFISKSDINFELFPIICKKILEGDIFRSNTIIESQRELFKRNINWDNHDNQILTLISQGVKTVNLPEYIPLSMSAIEKRKANIKDQLLLGKGSDKDLIEKAKKLGLL; translated from the coding sequence ATGAATATGTCTCTTACTGTTTTGATAGTCGATGATCACCCTATGACAGTCGATAGTTATATAAATCTCTTATCCTACACCGATTTTCAAAAAAACGAACCAAGTTTCATTAAAAGCTATAATTGTGAAGATGCATACAACAAAATAAATTTTCAACAAAAAAAAAACGCAAAAATTGATTTTGCATTACTAGACATCAACCTTCCTCCTTATAAAGAGCACAATATTTTTAACGGTATCGATTTGGCATTACTTATTAGAGAAAAGTTTCCAAATTGCAAAATCGTATTGCTTACAATGCACAGTGAACCTTTAACGGTGGACAAAATTATTAAAGGGATAAAACCTGAAGGTTTCATATCAAAAAGCGACATTAACTTTGAATTGTTTCCTATTATTTGCAAAAAAATTCTTGAAGGCGATATCTTCCGAAGTAATACCATAATAGAATCTCAAAGAGAATTATTTAAAAGAAATATAAATTGGGATAACCACGATAATCAAATTTTAACCCTAATTTCTCAAGGAGTTAAAACTGTTAATCTTCCTGAATATATCCCTCTCTCTATGAGCGCTATAGAAAAAAGAAAAGCAAACATCAAAGACCAGCTTTTACTGGGAAAGGGAAGCGATAAGGATTTAATTGAGAAAGCTAAAAAATTGGGCTTGTTATAA
- a CDS encoding tetratricopeptide repeat-containing sensor histidine kinase, which translates to MITPTKIVCLFLMFFLFSCKKHTTVLFDKSHIDDLSLDKKEKYLDSIVDLLKYKKNDSVIIDLYLKIASEYYYINNSKKSLNVSLKSLQLSEQSKDSIRMAKSLYFVGDSYENSRKDSAYFYYLQAQKVYTKIHDYDNVGRMLFNKAHVLFYDGNYIECEVEVSKALQYLKKSKNHCLIYTCNNLMGNCLEKLLNYDQALLYHKLALDEVEKMKFYDNDKNEINNYNVTSTINICNLYDLKGEFPKSIKKLQSLLSEDLKKNSPRLYANVLSNLAYSKMRNGDYKNVESMFFESLKIVEGIGVDSDILYKKIRIGEYFLTQNDTLKSIQSLNQANQLAIKTKSSNEVLTSLKLLSAIDKKNSLFYTNQYIKVSDSINAVQKNTHDKYARIEYETSRIEDENKILTTSNFYILIVSFGLILLLVVFFVMRYLKYKIKEVQFLQQQQEANEEIYLLLTEQHKKINIAKENEKTKIAKELHDGIMNKIYGVRMNLGFFNSKVDEAIIEKRKEYIFELQNIENEIRTISHDLSRSSFFDDNDFNVLLSSLIENQKDISSTHFKYLKDEKFEWATIQNIYKINVYRIIQEAILNINKYSNAENCDIKIQRKEGNLLKVSITDDGDGFDIKNKKNGIGLNNMRERANSLNSKLKIESKIGKGTKIEVTFNFQTPT; encoded by the coding sequence TTGATTACTCCTACTAAAATTGTTTGTTTGTTTCTGATGTTTTTTCTTTTTTCATGCAAAAAACACACCACTGTTTTATTTGACAAAAGTCATATTGATGACTTATCGTTAGATAAAAAAGAAAAATATTTAGATTCAATTGTTGATTTGTTAAAATATAAAAAGAATGATTCTGTTATCATAGATTTATATTTAAAGATAGCTTCAGAATATTATTATATCAATAATTCTAAAAAATCTCTAAATGTTAGTTTGAAATCTTTGCAGTTATCTGAGCAATCAAAAGATAGTATTAGAATGGCAAAGTCATTATATTTTGTGGGTGATTCTTATGAAAACTCCAGAAAAGATAGTGCTTACTTTTATTATCTGCAAGCTCAAAAAGTATACACAAAAATTCATGACTATGATAATGTTGGTCGAATGTTATTTAATAAAGCCCACGTTTTATTTTATGACGGGAATTATATAGAATGTGAAGTTGAAGTTTCGAAAGCATTACAATATTTAAAAAAATCTAAAAATCATTGTTTGATTTATACTTGTAATAACTTAATGGGAAATTGTTTAGAGAAATTACTTAATTACGATCAGGCATTACTTTATCATAAATTGGCATTAGATGAAGTAGAAAAAATGAAATTTTATGATAATGACAAAAACGAAATAAATAATTATAATGTAACTTCTACTATCAATATTTGCAATTTATATGACTTAAAAGGAGAATTTCCAAAGTCTATAAAAAAATTACAAAGTTTGCTTTCGGAAGATTTGAAGAAAAATTCACCTCGGTTATATGCTAATGTTTTAAGCAATTTAGCCTATTCAAAGATGAGAAATGGAGACTATAAAAATGTTGAATCCATGTTTTTCGAATCTTTAAAAATTGTTGAAGGCATTGGAGTAGACTCTGATATCTTGTATAAAAAGATTCGTATAGGAGAATATTTTTTAACTCAGAATGATACTTTAAAATCAATTCAAAGTTTAAACCAGGCGAATCAACTGGCAATTAAAACAAAAAGCAGTAACGAAGTTTTGACTTCATTAAAATTACTCTCTGCAATTGACAAAAAGAATAGTTTATTTTATACCAATCAATACATTAAGGTAAGTGACAGTATTAATGCAGTTCAAAAAAACACACATGATAAGTATGCCAGAATTGAATATGAAACTTCAAGAATTGAAGATGAAAATAAAATTTTGACCACGAGTAATTTTTACATTTTAATTGTTTCATTTGGACTGATTTTATTATTGGTTGTGTTTTTTGTTATGAGATATTTAAAATACAAAATTAAAGAAGTGCAGTTTTTACAGCAACAGCAAGAAGCTAATGAGGAGATATATCTGTTGTTAACTGAGCAACATAAAAAAATAAATATTGCAAAAGAAAATGAGAAAACTAAAATAGCAAAGGAATTGCATGATGGCATAATGAATAAAATTTATGGTGTCCGAATGAATTTAGGCTTTTTTAATTCTAAGGTAGATGAAGCTATAATTGAAAAAAGGAAAGAGTATATTTTTGAATTACAAAACATTGAGAATGAGATTAGAACGATATCGCATGACTTAAGCCGAAGTTCTTTTTTTGACGACAATGATTTTAATGTACTGTTATCAAGTTTAATTGAAAATCAAAAAGATATAAGCAGTACTCACTTTAAATATTTGAAGGATGAAAAATTTGAATGGGCTACTATTCAAAATATATATAAGATTAATGTATATCGTATAATTCAAGAGGCGATTTTGAATATTAATAAATATTCAAATGCAGAAAATTGCGATATAAAAATCCAAAGGAAGGAAGGAAATCTTTTAAAAGTTAGCATTACCGATGACGGGGATGGATTTGATATTAAAAATAAAAAAAATGGTATTGGATTAAATAATATGAGGGAAAGAGCTAATTCCTTAAATAGTAAATTAAAAATTGAATCAAAAATAGGGAAAGGGACAAAAATTGAAGTCACATTTAATTTTCAGACACCAACTTAA